The following are encoded together in the Aciduricibacillus chroicocephali genome:
- a CDS encoding glycosyltransferase family 4 protein produces MIKIVLLACITLIASLIITPFIIKFALKINATDKPNARKVHRQPTPTMGGLAIFISFCIGVAILQPTSRFHWFIMGGALIMIVLGIFDDKYDLSAKFKMLVQLLTAAMIVFGGDIQLHFINLPFGGKLEFGFLGTVITILWIVGVTNAINLIDGLDGLAAGVSSIALLTIAFMSMIMGNVYVFTMAVILLFSTLGFLKFNFHPARIFMGDTGALFLGYMIAVLSLLGFKNVTIISFIIPILILGVPISDTLISMVRRYVNKQPMSKPDSAHLHHRLIGFGFTHKQTVLFIYLLSGMFSIAAILFSMATVWGAIMITLTALITVQFLIESLELINTNFKPLTNFVRVLREGTTKRV; encoded by the coding sequence ATGATAAAAATTGTATTGCTGGCCTGCATCACGCTAATAGCTTCACTGATCATCACTCCATTCATTATAAAGTTCGCCTTGAAAATCAATGCAACGGATAAACCGAATGCACGCAAAGTTCATAGGCAGCCGACCCCAACAATGGGCGGTCTTGCCATATTCATAAGTTTTTGTATCGGCGTAGCGATTCTGCAGCCGACAAGCCGTTTCCATTGGTTCATTATGGGCGGGGCATTAATTATGATTGTGCTTGGCATTTTTGACGACAAGTACGATTTGTCGGCAAAATTCAAGATGCTCGTTCAGTTGCTTACTGCTGCCATGATTGTTTTTGGTGGAGATATACAGCTGCATTTCATCAACTTGCCATTCGGGGGAAAGCTTGAATTCGGCTTCCTTGGCACAGTCATTACGATTCTATGGATTGTCGGTGTGACGAACGCAATTAATCTGATTGACGGACTTGATGGCCTCGCTGCAGGGGTTTCATCGATTGCGCTTTTGACGATTGCTTTTATGTCGATGATCATGGGCAATGTCTATGTATTCACAATGGCCGTCATCCTACTGTTCAGCACACTTGGATTCTTGAAGTTCAACTTCCATCCGGCGCGCATCTTCATGGGTGACACAGGTGCATTGTTCCTTGGATACATGATTGCAGTGCTTTCACTGCTCGGTTTCAAGAATGTAACAATCATTTCGTTCATCATCCCGATTCTGATTCTCGGTGTGCCGATTTCAGACACTTTGATTTCAATGGTACGACGCTATGTGAATAAGCAGCCAATGTCAAAACCCGACAGTGCACATTTGCATCACCGCCTGATCGGTTTCGGTTTTACACATAAACAAACAGTTCTATTTATCTATTTGCTTAGCGGCATGTTCAGTATTGCTGCGATCCTGTTCTCTATGGCAACTGTATGGGGTGCAATCATGATTACATTGACTGCACTCATAACGGTCCAGTTTCTTATCGAGAGTCTGGAACTCATCAATACGAATTTCAAGCCGCTTACCAATTTCGTCCGAGTCCTGAGAGAGGGAACGACGAAGCGGGTATAA
- a CDS encoding CDP-glycerol glycerophosphotransferase family protein, protein MNLPNEKKKLKERLIVEQLEGLYSIYLQLSKPDHEIRQLLFIPREEGYDRYVMDIHSEQEDGKLKFTFDIAAHPELIEVENVTYDLSFVVRAPRSSVSKKKLEKNPEKYSFGEDAEGNETVEYPIRLGKFEETYINSLDPVEVAGKQCLLFVTIKGNLSFMVNGEAKPYGKTEIIGVDFAEGIMKLQMKIMTKNSLVKNSRILFKSRKNASEYAAPVSCALLEEETVRNFGLNHYMIDNQINLNEMLQPYVREDDVLDVFVEMAYHDFEEPLTVRVGKPSDEAEQHLNSTALSGSKYTYIVSPYYTIGYQNLSLELEQFTAKSYRYLEKTMKRLNLLRPFYARKDIWIVGERPYKAQDTGYHFFKYMREHHPEKNVYYVIEKDSPELKNVEKYGNILIYKSEDHILYTLMATRIIGSHHPEYLYPLRTDEFKEKVQAQKVFLQHGVLGVKNIEEFYSAKSGTFKTDLFIVSSDFEKQIVTDDLHYKPGNIAVTGLSRFDSLFAEDVPEKRQLLIIPTWREWLSNAEQFEESEYFARYKNLINNTELHEMAEKYGFDIVFCLHPNMQNFTKYFEDAPVRVITQGEVEVQNLLKESAMMITDYSSVAFDFSFLEKPVIYYQFDRERYIGKKGSHLDMEQVLPGEIVQEEDAVTKLVDTYAARNFEMQEEYKERASKFLKYKDMKASERICEAIEKMGEKAW, encoded by the coding sequence ATGAATCTACCAAATGAAAAGAAGAAGTTGAAAGAACGCCTAATAGTCGAACAGCTAGAGGGACTTTATTCAATTTATCTACAACTATCCAAGCCCGATCATGAAATTCGCCAGTTGCTTTTCATACCCCGCGAGGAAGGGTACGATCGTTATGTGATGGACATCCATTCGGAGCAGGAAGATGGCAAGCTGAAATTCACCTTCGATATAGCTGCGCATCCTGAGTTGATCGAAGTCGAGAATGTTACGTACGACCTTTCCTTCGTCGTTCGTGCGCCTCGTTCCTCTGTCAGCAAGAAAAAGCTTGAGAAAAACCCGGAAAAATATTCTTTTGGTGAAGATGCAGAAGGCAATGAAACAGTAGAATATCCAATCAGGCTTGGTAAGTTCGAAGAGACATATATCAATAGTCTCGATCCAGTCGAAGTGGCAGGGAAGCAATGCCTCCTATTTGTCACAATTAAAGGCAATCTATCCTTTATGGTAAATGGTGAAGCGAAGCCGTATGGGAAAACAGAAATTATAGGCGTTGATTTTGCAGAAGGGATCATGAAGCTGCAGATGAAAATCATGACGAAAAATTCCTTGGTCAAGAACAGCCGGATTCTGTTCAAAAGCCGAAAGAACGCGTCTGAATATGCCGCGCCTGTCTCTTGTGCACTATTGGAGGAAGAGACGGTACGTAATTTTGGCCTGAATCATTATATGATTGACAATCAAATCAATTTAAATGAAATGTTGCAGCCATATGTAAGGGAAGATGATGTATTGGATGTTTTCGTGGAAATGGCTTATCACGATTTCGAAGAGCCATTGACCGTACGTGTCGGTAAACCATCTGATGAAGCCGAGCAGCATCTGAATTCAACTGCGCTTTCTGGCTCGAAGTATACATATATTGTAAGCCCGTATTATACAATCGGCTATCAGAATCTGTCTCTGGAGCTGGAACAATTCACAGCGAAAAGCTACCGTTATCTTGAGAAGACGATGAAGCGGCTCAATCTCCTGCGTCCTTTTTATGCGAGGAAGGATATTTGGATTGTCGGGGAGCGTCCTTATAAAGCACAGGACACGGGATACCACTTTTTCAAATATATGCGCGAGCATCATCCGGAGAAGAATGTCTACTATGTAATCGAGAAGGATTCGCCTGAACTGAAGAACGTTGAGAAGTATGGGAATATCCTTATCTATAAATCTGAGGATCATATTTTGTACACCTTGATGGCGACACGTATTATCGGGTCGCATCATCCGGAATATTTGTATCCTTTGCGGACAGATGAGTTCAAGGAGAAAGTGCAGGCGCAGAAAGTGTTCTTGCAGCATGGCGTACTCGGTGTCAAAAACATTGAAGAATTCTACAGCGCAAAATCTGGAACGTTTAAAACGGATCTGTTTATTGTCAGTTCCGATTTTGAAAAACAGATTGTAACAGATGACCTTCATTACAAGCCGGGCAATATCGCTGTCACAGGACTTTCACGTTTTGATAGCTTATTTGCAGAGGATGTTCCAGAAAAGCGCCAATTGCTAATTATTCCGACTTGGCGAGAATGGCTCAGCAATGCAGAACAGTTTGAAGAGAGCGAGTACTTTGCCAGATACAAGAACCTCATCAACAATACCGAACTGCATGAAATGGCAGAGAAGTATGGATTCGATATCGTATTTTGCCTGCATCCGAACATGCAGAACTTTACGAAGTACTTTGAGGATGCACCGGTACGTGTCATTACTCAGGGAGAAGTGGAAGTGCAAAATCTTTTGAAGGAAAGTGCCATGATGATCACCGACTATTCAAGTGTCGCCTTTGATTTCAGCTTCCTGGAGAAACCTGTCATCTACTATCAGTTCGATCGGGAGCGCTATATCGGAAAGAAAGGTTCCCACCTCGATATGGAACAAGTTCTTCCTGGAGAGATCGTACAGGAAGAAGACGCTGTCACAAAACTTGTAGATACTTACGCGGCTCGTAATTTTGAGATGCAAGAGGAATATAAGGAACGTGCTTCAAAGTTCCTTAAATATAAAGATATGAAAGCATCGGAGAGAATATGCGAGGCTATTGAGAAGATGGGGGAAAAAGCTTGGTAA
- a CDS encoding CDP-glycerol glycerophosphotransferase family protein — MSSKRRLREYISLRQKDDRISMSIRLANRDYTIRQLVFLSRNEEQHTYTIDATGKQDDEYQFSFRLSDHPGLYETEEDVYNLFILVRVPKDMINEEKLENNADRYKLGTDESGMEYAEYLIRLGRFEETNTSKLPLVEIDGKSCAFFKTLKGNISYSVNNELKSNTKTQINKMKMKKGILRLETKIFTKNSWIESCRIVFKSRESGEEFGTPIGYTHIIEETVRKFGLNRYIIKGDINLNELLAPYLQESGIFDIYFEMTYHDIQEPVIVRVGKPRFRARFRIQPSSLSKGSDTYTVSPYYTFKQKNLSLELEKFTTENYRYMKKMMKRYKIIRPFQLKKDIWLIGERPYKAQDTGYNFFKYMRENHPEKNVYYVIDEESPERKNVEKYGNILFHKSKEHIYHTLMANRIVGSHHPDYLYPLRSEQFKKKVKAPKVFLQHGVLGTKNMTNLYGAESASFETDLFLVSSDREKRMVVNDFGYKPNEVKVTGLSRFDSLFADDVPQKRQLLIIPTWRDWLVNEEQFVESEYFERYRNLVNSSVLHKLAQQYDFEIVFCLHPNMQNFTPFFEDAPVRVISQGEVDVQVLLKESAMMITDYSSVAFDFSFLGKPVIYYQFDRGRFIGRKGSHLDLDADLPGEILYTEEEVLDQLTEYAADNFRMLPEYEERASRFLKYKDEKSSDRIYAAVKSAARRTLTERMIQRNEFVRMFINRFRRGRFYFPMMKRYYRFAKKFIKPDEQLILFESGLGKQYSDSPRYIYEEIVKRGLPYKKVWVYNKKVRRFADDDTIFIKRLSPAYYYYLAKAKYWVNNQNFPTYITKRPETTYLQTWHGTPLKKMLYDLENVHGRTEGYVDRVGAAVKNWDYLISPSEYASKAFRSAFRYEGEMLEVGYPRNDIFYRKDKDEIAKIVKRNLDIPEDKKVILYAPTFRDDQTGKKNRFSFELAMDLEKMQEELGDEYVLLLRMHVVVSSKVIIEEEQREFVKNVSSYPDIQELMLAADLMITDYSSVMFDFANTDKPLLFFTYDLENYRDHLRGFYIDFEEEAPGPLLNDTDELIAAIEHIDETKQQYASKYEQFQKKFCQLEDGAAASRVVDRIFE; from the coding sequence ATGAGTTCAAAAAGAAGGTTGAGAGAATATATTTCACTGAGGCAGAAGGATGACAGAATTTCCATGTCTATTCGCCTTGCCAATCGTGATTATACGATCAGGCAGCTTGTTTTCTTATCAAGAAATGAAGAACAGCATACTTACACAATAGACGCCACCGGAAAGCAAGACGACGAGTATCAATTCTCCTTCCGACTGTCCGATCATCCTGGCCTGTATGAAACAGAAGAAGATGTCTATAATCTGTTCATACTTGTACGCGTACCGAAAGACATGATTAATGAAGAGAAATTGGAAAATAACGCAGATCGCTACAAGCTTGGAACAGATGAATCAGGAATGGAATACGCAGAATATCTAATCCGGCTCGGCCGATTCGAAGAGACGAATACGAGCAAGCTTCCGCTGGTGGAAATTGACGGGAAGAGTTGTGCCTTTTTCAAAACACTGAAAGGCAACATCTCATACTCTGTAAACAATGAATTAAAATCCAATACAAAGACACAGATCAACAAGATGAAAATGAAAAAAGGCATTCTCCGTCTGGAAACAAAAATTTTCACGAAAAATTCATGGATTGAATCATGCCGCATCGTTTTCAAAAGCCGGGAAAGCGGGGAGGAGTTCGGAACCCCGATTGGCTATACTCATATAATTGAAGAAACTGTTCGTAAATTCGGTCTGAACCGATACATAATCAAAGGTGATATCAATCTGAATGAGCTGTTGGCACCGTATCTGCAGGAAAGCGGGATATTCGATATCTACTTTGAGATGACATACCATGACATTCAGGAACCAGTCATCGTCAGAGTAGGCAAACCACGCTTCCGGGCACGCTTCCGCATTCAGCCATCCTCTTTGTCCAAAGGGTCGGATACATACACGGTTAGCCCTTATTACACATTCAAGCAGAAGAATCTGTCCTTGGAATTGGAAAAGTTCACGACAGAGAACTACCGCTACATGAAGAAGATGATGAAGCGCTATAAGATAATTCGTCCGTTCCAATTGAAAAAGGATATATGGCTCATCGGTGAGCGTCCATACAAAGCTCAGGATACCGGGTATAATTTCTTCAAATATATGAGAGAGAACCATCCTGAGAAAAACGTCTACTATGTCATTGATGAGGAATCTCCTGAACGCAAAAATGTGGAGAAGTACGGTAACATCTTGTTCCATAAATCGAAGGAGCATATTTATCATACACTGATGGCTAACCGAATTGTCGGTTCGCACCATCCCGACTATTTGTATCCGCTCCGTTCTGAGCAATTCAAGAAAAAGGTCAAAGCACCAAAGGTATTCCTGCAGCACGGAGTTCTTGGCACAAAGAACATGACGAATCTGTATGGTGCCGAGTCGGCAAGCTTTGAAACAGATCTCTTCCTTGTAAGCTCCGATCGTGAGAAAAGAATGGTCGTCAATGATTTTGGCTATAAACCGAATGAAGTCAAAGTTACAGGACTTTCACGTTTTGACAGCCTGTTTGCAGATGATGTGCCTCAAAAAAGGCAGTTGTTAATTATTCCGACTTGGCGGGATTGGCTCGTTAATGAGGAACAATTTGTTGAGAGCGAATACTTTGAGCGCTATCGGAACTTAGTGAACAGTTCGGTATTGCATAAGCTCGCTCAACAATATGATTTTGAAATTGTCTTTTGCCTGCATCCGAATATGCAGAATTTCACACCATTTTTCGAAGATGCGCCAGTGCGTGTTATCAGCCAAGGAGAAGTCGATGTGCAAGTGCTGCTTAAAGAGAGCGCTATGATGATTACCGACTATTCAAGCGTAGCCTTTGATTTCAGCTTTCTTGGAAAACCGGTCATTTACTATCAATTTGACAGAGGCCGTTTCATTGGAAGAAAAGGTTCCCATCTTGATCTTGACGCTGACCTTCCTGGGGAAATTTTATACACAGAAGAAGAAGTGCTTGATCAGCTGACGGAGTATGCAGCAGATAATTTCCGGATGCTTCCGGAATATGAGGAACGCGCATCGAGGTTCCTCAAGTACAAAGATGAGAAATCATCAGATCGTATATATGCAGCAGTAAAGAGTGCGGCGAGACGTACGCTTACGGAAAGAATGATACAGAGGAATGAGTTTGTCCGAATGTTCATCAATCGCTTCAGAAGAGGAAGATTCTACTTCCCAATGATGAAACGATATTACCGTTTTGCGAAGAAGTTCATCAAGCCGGACGAGCAGCTGATCTTGTTCGAAAGCGGTCTTGGCAAGCAGTATTCCGACAGTCCGCGCTACATTTATGAAGAAATTGTCAAGCGAGGTCTGCCATATAAAAAGGTATGGGTCTACAATAAGAAGGTACGTCGTTTCGCTGATGACGATACCATTTTCATCAAGCGTTTGAGCCCAGCCTACTATTACTATCTTGCCAAGGCAAAATACTGGGTGAACAATCAGAACTTCCCGACATATATTACGAAACGTCCGGAAACGACTTACTTGCAAACATGGCATGGGACACCACTCAAGAAGATGCTGTATGATCTTGAAAACGTTCATGGCAGAACCGAGGGCTATGTGGATCGTGTAGGAGCAGCGGTGAAGAACTGGGACTACCTCATTTCACCGAGTGAGTATGCGAGCAAGGCATTCCGCAGTGCGTTCCGCTATGAAGGAGAAATGCTTGAAGTCGGTTACCCGCGAAACGATATTTTCTATCGCAAGGATAAAGATGAAATAGCGAAAATCGTTAAACGAAATCTTGATATTCCGGAGGATAAGAAAGTAATCCTTTATGCACCGACTTTCCGTGATGACCAGACAGGAAAGAAGAATAGGTTCTCATTCGAACTCGCTATGGACCTTGAAAAGATGCAAGAAGAACTTGGAGATGAATACGTTCTGCTGCTTCGCATGCATGTCGTTGTCAGCAGTAAGGTCATTATCGAGGAAGAGCAACGTGAGTTTGTTAAAAATGTCTCCAGCTATCCGGATATCCAGGAGCTTATGCTGGCGGCAGATCTCATGATTACAGACTATTCCTCTGTCATGTTCGACTTTGCCAATACAGACAAGCCGTTGCTATTCTTCACATATGATCTGGAGAACTATCGGGATCATTTGCGCGGCTTCTACATTGACTTCGAAGAGGAAGCACCTGGACCGCTGCTGAACGATACCGATGAGTTAATTGCAGCTATTGAACATATTGATGAGACGAAACAGCAATATGCATCAAAATACGAACAATTCCAGAAAAAGTTCTGCCAGCTTGAAGATGGAGCGGCAGCTAGTCGTGTTGTCGATCGTATCTTTGAGTAA
- the tagH gene encoding teichoic acids export ABC transporter ATP-binding subunit TagH, giving the protein MKAIEVKNVIKKYKLYENQKERLLDLLLPKNYGDDFFALADVSFTADKGDVVGFVGINGSGKSTLSNIIAGIVPPTTGEVKLNGEAALIAVASGLKGELSGRDNIELKMLMLGFRREEIKELEPEIIEFAELEKFIDQPVKSYSSGMKSRLGFAISVTINPDILIIDEALSVGDKAFAEKSLAKMKEFKAAGKTMIFVSHSIGQMKRFCDKILWLEYGMVKDYGPVDEVLPKYEEFVNSFRKMSKKEKDAYRQKAAERQNERLAAKRRTLRRKR; this is encoded by the coding sequence ATGAAGGCTATTGAAGTAAAAAATGTTATTAAAAAATACAAATTGTATGAGAACCAGAAAGAGCGTCTGCTCGATCTTCTGCTCCCAAAGAATTACGGCGATGACTTCTTCGCACTTGCGGATGTAAGTTTCACCGCCGACAAGGGAGATGTCGTCGGTTTCGTCGGCATCAACGGATCGGGTAAGTCGACTTTGTCCAATATCATTGCTGGCATTGTGCCACCGACTACAGGCGAAGTGAAGCTGAACGGAGAGGCAGCGCTTATTGCTGTAGCCTCTGGACTCAAAGGTGAATTGTCAGGCCGAGACAACATTGAACTGAAAATGCTCATGCTCGGTTTCAGACGTGAAGAGATTAAAGAGCTAGAACCTGAGATCATTGAATTCGCAGAGCTGGAGAAATTCATCGACCAGCCCGTCAAATCATATTCGAGCGGGATGAAATCACGTCTCGGTTTCGCCATTTCGGTCACAATCAATCCGGACATCCTTATTATTGATGAAGCGCTCTCGGTCGGTGATAAAGCTTTCGCTGAGAAAAGCCTAGCAAAAATGAAGGAATTCAAAGCAGCCGGTAAGACGATGATTTTCGTCAGTCACTCAATCGGCCAGATGAAGCGTTTCTGTGATAAAATCCTATGGCTGGAATATGGCATGGTTAAAGACTATGGCCCTGTTGATGAAGTTTTGCCGAAATATGAGGAATTCGTCAATAGTTTCCGCAAGATGTCCAAAAAAGAGAAAGACGCCTATAGGCAGAAAGCGGCCGAGCGACAGAATGAACGGCTCGCTGCAAAGCGCAGAACTTTGAGAAGAAAGCGCTAA
- a CDS encoding ABC transporter permease: MKSALIVLKEQLENFYLIRRLSIYELISKNRSNYLGILWEIINPVVQILIYWFVFGSIRQRAAVEVAPGINAPFINWMLVGFILWTFFYQSTIQGSKSIYTRLRMLSRMNFPMSVIPAYIIVSHLYVHLFMLVIAILIFQLSGFYINIYYLQLIYLLVGTTALVYAIALVTSTLSTIVRDLHMLLNATLRMGLYLSPVLWQMTTVLSGPVATLLKLNPLYYLIEGYRAAFFGTGWYFLEHWQYTLYFWAVVILIFLFGAKLHVKFRRHLIDYL; this comes from the coding sequence ATGAAATCAGCATTAATTGTACTGAAAGAACAACTTGAGAACTTCTATCTGATCAGGCGCCTATCGATTTATGAACTGATCAGCAAAAACAGAAGCAACTACCTTGGGATCCTTTGGGAAATTATAAACCCGGTCGTCCAGATACTCATCTACTGGTTCGTTTTCGGAAGCATTCGTCAGCGAGCAGCTGTAGAGGTCGCGCCTGGGATTAACGCTCCATTCATTAACTGGATGCTTGTCGGCTTTATCCTATGGACATTCTTCTACCAGTCGACGATTCAAGGATCAAAATCCATTTATACAAGGCTGCGCATGCTCTCCCGGATGAACTTCCCGATGAGTGTCATTCCTGCCTATATCATTGTTTCACATTTATATGTGCATCTGTTCATGCTCGTCATCGCGATACTCATCTTCCAGCTGTCGGGATTCTACATCAATATTTATTATTTGCAGCTGATTTATCTTCTAGTCGGGACGACAGCATTGGTTTATGCAATTGCGCTCGTCACTTCGACACTGTCCACGATTGTCCGCGACTTGCATATGCTCCTTAACGCTACATTGCGCATGGGACTCTATTTGTCGCCGGTACTCTGGCAGATGACGACGGTTCTCTCGGGACCGGTTGCAACGCTTTTGAAGCTGAACCCGCTCTACTATCTGATCGAAGGCTACCGTGCCGCATTCTTTGGAACCGGCTGGTATTTCCTCGAGCATTGGCAGTATACACTTTATTTCTGGGCGGTTGTCATCCTTATCTTCCTCTTCGGTGCGAAGCTGCACGTGAAGTTCCGCCGCCATCTGATCGACTATCTGTAA
- a CDS encoding carboxymuconolactone decarboxylase family protein yields the protein MDMSNHHSIDQSIMDYKKGSSHLHEALPEVAGAYFNFTEACFEEGALDKKQKQLTALGISITKQDEYCILYHAKGAAEAGATEAEIMETVAISAALGGGAAFAQGVTLALDAYNHYQGPAAH from the coding sequence ATGGATATGTCCAATCATCATTCAATTGATCAATCAATAATGGATTACAAAAAAGGCAGCAGTCACTTGCATGAGGCATTGCCTGAAGTAGCCGGAGCTTACTTCAACTTTACAGAGGCCTGTTTCGAAGAAGGTGCACTTGATAAAAAGCAAAAACAGCTCACTGCTCTAGGTATCAGCATTACGAAGCAGGATGAGTATTGCATCCTTTATCACGCTAAAGGAGCAGCTGAGGCAGGAGCGACTGAGGCGGAAATTATGGAAACAGTTGCTATCTCAGCAGCACTTGGCGGAGGCGCTGCATTCGCTCAAGGCGTAACACTTGCACTTGATGCATACAATCATTATCAAGGACCTGCTGCACATTAA
- a CDS encoding N-acetylmuramoyl-L-alanine amidase, producing the protein MRKSAVFIASFLLFSSIGSGAAFAETAVSEKVNPETGIKEGTVVNGVDIGKLSKDELKYIPKAWRDGSEKNPSEHEEETPQPRVARSAAYPNVNSYIDSKNLPTATVAKSYKGFPKFSYRYNKPEGVVAHETANPNSTIDGEIAYMTRNYNNAFVHAFVDSGNVIEIHPTNYGAWGGGYYANQRFIHVELVREATFDKFARSINNYANYLASLLYQYNLPVTSAEGSGSGTLWSHNAVSRYLGGTNHTDPIGYFSQYGYSWTQFTWLVQAKYRDIASQDVQQTALKEAKTSKLGQIKSKDAVIYKSPDTDEGSFKAGTTYTDRTYFIKQQATLNGETFYKISNSASATKNVVGWVNSKDVKAYAHKGVDRVAKVFYVKGKVVAYNRAWGAKKNLVFNDYDHQDQLFEVNLTEKVGNNVWYRGMLDGQQVWIHSSWVEPGDGSNHEHKTSRLGHIKNGSVKIYATPGVDKTALTAGTKYTNQVYYIKKQAYKDKTQYYLLTTRASASKGLVGWVRASDLTTHSHLGVDRESKEKKLLGKGVAYNKAWGGKKNLVYSDLSGFKGATLYVNLTESVGKNIWYRGTLNGKTVWIHSSHIQ; encoded by the coding sequence ATGAGAAAGTCGGCAGTATTCATCGCTTCTTTTCTACTATTCTCGTCAATCGGTTCCGGAGCAGCATTCGCTGAAACAGCAGTAAGCGAGAAAGTAAATCCCGAAACAGGCATCAAGGAAGGCACAGTTGTCAATGGAGTAGACATCGGTAAGCTCAGCAAGGACGAGCTGAAGTACATTCCGAAAGCTTGGCGTGACGGATCAGAAAAGAATCCAAGTGAACATGAAGAAGAGACACCTCAGCCAAGAGTAGCCAGATCCGCTGCTTATCCAAATGTGAACAGCTATATCGACAGCAAGAATCTACCGACAGCAACTGTAGCAAAAAGCTACAAAGGCTTTCCGAAGTTCAGCTATCGTTACAATAAGCCAGAGGGTGTCGTAGCTCATGAAACTGCGAACCCGAATTCAACAATTGACGGCGAAATCGCCTATATGACACGCAACTACAACAACGCCTTTGTCCACGCATTCGTAGATTCAGGCAATGTTATTGAGATTCACCCGACGAATTATGGTGCATGGGGCGGCGGCTATTATGCCAACCAACGTTTCATACACGTTGAGCTTGTAAGAGAGGCCACTTTTGACAAATTCGCACGTTCTATCAACAACTACGCGAATTACTTGGCAAGCTTGCTCTATCAGTACAACCTGCCAGTAACAAGTGCTGAAGGTAGCGGCAGCGGGACACTTTGGTCGCACAATGCAGTAAGCAGATACCTTGGCGGAACGAATCATACCGATCCAATCGGCTACTTCTCCCAGTATGGCTATTCATGGACTCAGTTCACATGGCTCGTACAGGCGAAGTACAGAGATATCGCTTCACAAGACGTACAGCAGACAGCTTTGAAAGAAGCGAAGACAAGCAAACTTGGCCAAATTAAGAGCAAAGATGCTGTAATCTATAAGTCTCCTGATACAGATGAAGGTTCATTCAAGGCAGGAACTACGTATACGGATCGTACTTATTTCATCAAACAGCAAGCGACTCTAAATGGCGAAACATTCTACAAGATCAGCAATAGTGCTTCCGCAACGAAGAATGTGGTCGGCTGGGTCAACAGCAAAGATGTTAAAGCATACGCTCATAAAGGCGTCGACAGAGTAGCTAAAGTCTTTTATGTAAAAGGTAAAGTTGTTGCTTATAACAGAGCGTGGGGAGCGAAGAAGAACCTCGTTTTCAACGATTATGACCATCAAGACCAGCTATTTGAAGTGAACTTGACTGAAAAAGTCGGCAACAATGTATGGTACAGAGGTATGCTAGATGGACAGCAAGTCTGGATCCACTCCTCATGGGTGGAGCCAGGCGATGGTTCCAATCATGAGCATAAGACAAGCCGTCTTGGCCACATCAAAAATGGCAGTGTGAAGATCTATGCAACACCAGGCGTTGATAAAACAGCATTGACTGCAGGAACGAAGTACACAAATCAAGTCTACTATATTAAGAAACAAGCATATAAGGACAAAACACAGTACTACTTGCTTACAACAAGAGCATCAGCAAGCAAAGGACTTGTCGGCTGGGTCCGCGCAAGTGACTTGACTACACACAGCCACCTTGGTGTTGATCGTGAGTCTAAAGAAAAAAAACTCCTCGGCAAAGGCGTTGCCTACAATAAAGCTTGGGGCGGCAAGAAAAACCTTGTCTACAGCGACTTGTCAGGATTCAAAGGTGCCACTCTTTACGTTAATTTGACTGAAAGCGTCGGCAAAAATATTTGGTATCGCGGTACACTAAATGGGAAAACAGTCTGGATTCATTCCAGTCATATACAGTAA